In a genomic window of Salegentibacter salegens:
- a CDS encoding TldD/PmbA family protein — MAIYTKEEARQIMEKALSFSTADACVINMGGSESGNIRYARNTVSTSGHRSNQTLAVEASFGKKSGTATVDEFDDESLESVVKRAEELAQLAPENPEFMAPLGPQTYDESVSFVESTANITPEYRAEVAAKSINPASEKDVTAAGFLNDSNGFSAMLNSSGLFAYNQSTDVDFTVTMRTNDGTGSGWVSRDFNDVKKFDPEEAAKVAIDKAVMSREARAIEPGKYTVILEPAASVDLLRNMSRAFNARTADEGRSFMSKDDGTKMGEKIVDERVNIWSDPLHPDVPTSTWNGEGMPLKKMNWIENGVVKNLAYSRYWAEQKGVDPVPYPSNFIMEGGDASREELIKSTKRGILVTRLWYIRSVDPQTLLYTGLTRDGTFYIENGEIRYPVKNFRFNESPIIMLNNLETLGEQVRINGNLIPYMKVRDFTFTSLSDAV, encoded by the coding sequence ATGGCAATATATACAAAAGAAGAAGCCAGGCAAATTATGGAAAAAGCATTGAGCTTTTCTACTGCAGATGCCTGCGTAATTAATATGGGTGGCAGCGAGAGCGGAAATATTCGTTATGCTCGTAATACGGTTTCCACTTCAGGACACCGTTCTAACCAAACATTGGCAGTTGAAGCTAGCTTCGGAAAAAAATCTGGAACGGCTACTGTAGATGAATTTGATGATGAATCTTTGGAAAGTGTGGTGAAAAGAGCCGAAGAATTGGCACAACTCGCCCCGGAGAATCCTGAATTTATGGCGCCACTTGGCCCGCAAACTTATGATGAGTCGGTAAGTTTCGTTGAATCTACAGCGAATATCACTCCGGAATATAGGGCTGAGGTTGCCGCTAAAAGTATTAACCCTGCGTCTGAAAAAGACGTGACCGCTGCCGGTTTTCTTAATGATTCTAACGGATTTAGCGCGATGTTAAATTCCAGCGGACTTTTTGCCTACAACCAATCTACCGATGTTGATTTTACGGTTACTATGCGAACTAATGACGGCACTGGCTCAGGTTGGGTTTCCCGCGATTTTAACGATGTCAAAAAATTTGATCCTGAAGAAGCCGCAAAAGTAGCTATAGATAAAGCAGTAATGTCTCGGGAAGCCAGGGCGATAGAACCGGGGAAATACACGGTAATTTTAGAACCCGCAGCTTCTGTAGATTTACTGCGGAATATGTCTCGTGCATTTAATGCCCGTACTGCCGATGAAGGCCGAAGCTTTATGTCTAAAGATGATGGCACCAAAATGGGCGAAAAGATCGTAGACGAACGCGTAAATATTTGGAGCGATCCTCTACATCCCGATGTGCCAACTTCAACCTGGAATGGCGAAGGAATGCCGCTTAAAAAGATGAACTGGATTGAGAACGGTGTGGTTAAAAACCTGGCTTATAGTAGATATTGGGCAGAACAAAAGGGCGTGGACCCTGTGCCTTATCCATCTAATTTCATTATGGAAGGTGGCGATGCCTCTCGTGAAGAACTTATAAAAAGTACCAAAAGAGGAATCTTGGTAACCAGGTTATGGTATATTAGAAGTGTAGATCCGCAAACTTTACTTTATACCGGACTTACCCGCGACGGAACTTTTTACATAGAAAACGGGGAAATAAGATATCCGGTTAAAAACTTCAGGTTTAATGAAAGTCCGATAATTATGCTGAATAACCTGGAAACCCTTGGAGAACAGGTGAGAATAAACGGAAATTTAATTCCGTATATGAAAGTAAGGGACTTTACTTTTACCAGCCTTTCAGACGCAGTTTAA
- a CDS encoding TldD/PmbA family protein codes for MKRRKFVQLAGMGTGALMLPSYLMGSNISAEALLHPGMDILTKRKLADVALNTAKSLGSTYADARIGRYLNQYVFTREDKVQNVVNTESFGIGIRVIANGTWGFASTNSVTEDGIMKATQQAVAIAKANSKIQKEPVKLAPVESHGEVSWKTPIKKDFKEVPVSEKVDLLLSANAAAMDNGANFVNSALFMVNEQKYFASTEDSYIDQDVHRIWPTFGVTAIDREAGKFKSRDAMSAPMGMGYEYMDGLESEKLEGPGGLRLYRNSYDMVEDATLAAKQAKEMLSAKSVEPGKYDLVLEPNHLGLTIHESVGHPLELDRVLGYEANYAGTSFATLDKWKSGDFQYGSDIVNLVADKTQPGSLGAVGFDDEGVKTKKWDLVRNGVLTNYQAIRDQVHMIDQNESHGCCYAQSWNDVQFQRMPNVSLEPGKEKYSINDMIKNVEKGIYIAGRGSYSIDQQRYNFQFGGTVFFEIKDGEIVGMLDDVAYQSNTQEFWNSCSKICDESDYRMFGSFFDGKGQPSQVSAVSHGSSTSRFDGVNVINTGRSV; via the coding sequence ATGAAAAGAAGAAAATTTGTTCAATTAGCCGGTATGGGTACAGGGGCTTTAATGCTTCCTTCCTATTTAATGGGAAGTAATATTTCTGCCGAAGCACTCTTGCATCCCGGTATGGATATCCTCACCAAAAGAAAACTCGCCGACGTAGCCTTAAATACTGCGAAATCTCTGGGTTCTACCTATGCAGATGCCAGGATAGGCCGTTATCTTAATCAGTACGTTTTTACTCGTGAAGATAAAGTTCAAAACGTGGTAAATACGGAGTCTTTTGGAATAGGAATTCGAGTAATAGCTAATGGTACCTGGGGTTTTGCCTCTACCAATAGCGTCACCGAAGATGGTATTATGAAAGCCACGCAGCAAGCCGTTGCTATCGCAAAGGCAAATTCTAAAATTCAGAAAGAACCGGTAAAACTTGCTCCGGTAGAATCTCACGGGGAAGTTTCCTGGAAAACTCCAATTAAAAAAGACTTTAAAGAAGTACCTGTTTCAGAAAAAGTAGACTTATTGCTTAGCGCGAATGCTGCTGCTATGGATAATGGAGCCAACTTTGTGAATTCAGCGCTTTTTATGGTTAATGAACAAAAATATTTTGCTTCAACCGAAGATTCTTATATAGACCAGGATGTGCATAGAATCTGGCCAACTTTTGGTGTAACCGCCATAGATCGTGAGGCCGGGAAGTTCAAATCCCGTGATGCTATGAGCGCCCCAATGGGAATGGGTTATGAATATATGGATGGGCTGGAATCTGAAAAACTTGAAGGCCCTGGAGGATTAAGATTATATCGTAACAGTTATGATATGGTAGAAGATGCCACTTTAGCCGCTAAACAGGCTAAAGAAATGCTTTCAGCTAAATCTGTAGAGCCAGGTAAATATGATTTGGTGTTAGAACCAAACCACTTAGGATTAACCATTCACGAATCTGTAGGTCACCCATTAGAACTGGATCGTGTGCTTGGTTATGAAGCTAATTATGCCGGCACCAGTTTTGCTACGTTAGATAAATGGAAGTCTGGAGATTTCCAATACGGTAGTGATATTGTAAATCTTGTTGCCGATAAAACCCAACCGGGTTCTCTTGGTGCCGTAGGTTTTGATGATGAAGGGGTGAAAACCAAGAAATGGGATCTTGTGAGAAATGGAGTTTTAACCAACTACCAGGCTATTCGCGATCAGGTGCATATGATAGATCAAAATGAATCCCACGGATGTTGTTACGCGCAAAGCTGGAATGATGTTCAGTTTCAACGTATGCCTAACGTTTCATTAGAGCCGGGGAAAGAAAAATACTCTATAAACGATATGATCAAAAACGTGGAAAAAGGTATTTATATCGCCGGGCGCGGTTCTTATTCCATAGATCAGCAACGTTATAACTTCCAGTTTGGCGGTACCGTATTTTTTGAAATAAAAGACGGGGAGATCGTGGGTATGTTAGACGATGTAGCCTACCAGTCCAATACCCAGGAATTCTGGAATTCCTGTTCTAAAATTTGTGACGAAAGCGATTATCGTATGTTCGGATCTTTCTTTGACGGAAAAGGCCAGCCTTCTCAGGTTAGCGCTGTTTCCCATGGAAGTTCAACCTCCAGATTTGATGGCGTAAACGTGATCAATACGGGTAGAAGTGTTTAA
- a CDS encoding arylesterase, translating to MRNLKYYFAIFSIFIMISCGENAEKKVEEKSKEETQIETEAKVSEKNVILFFGNSLTAGMGLEASEAFPVLIQNRLDSLNYNYEVVNAGLSGETTASGKNRINWVLNQDVDVFVLELGANDGLRGIPIAETRKNLQDIISTVKEKNPNTKIVLAGMQIPPNMGEEYTTDFRNIFPELAEENNVELIPFLLEGVAGDPELNQQDGIHPTAEGYEIVADNVWSVLEDVVEKE from the coding sequence ATGAGAAACTTGAAGTATTATTTTGCTATTTTTTCAATATTTATAATGATTTCCTGCGGAGAAAATGCCGAAAAGAAAGTTGAAGAAAAAAGCAAGGAAGAAACGCAAATCGAAACCGAAGCTAAGGTAAGTGAGAAAAACGTGATTCTTTTCTTCGGAAATAGCCTTACAGCGGGAATGGGATTAGAAGCTTCTGAAGCATTCCCGGTGCTTATTCAAAATAGGTTGGATTCGCTGAACTACAATTATGAAGTAGTAAATGCAGGCTTAAGCGGAGAAACCACTGCGAGTGGGAAAAACCGTATAAACTGGGTTTTAAATCAGGATGTGGATGTTTTTGTATTAGAACTTGGAGCAAACGATGGTTTACGCGGCATTCCCATAGCCGAAACCCGAAAGAATCTTCAGGATATAATTAGCACGGTAAAAGAGAAAAACCCCAATACTAAAATAGTTTTGGCGGGAATGCAAATTCCGCCGAATATGGGAGAAGAATATACCACCGATTTTAGAAATATTTTCCCTGAACTTGCCGAAGAAAACAATGTAGAACTCATTCCCTTTCTTCTTGAAGGTGTAGCTGGAGATCCAGAACTCAATCAACAAGACGGAATTCATCCCACCGCTGAAGGTTATGAAATTGTAGCCGACAATGTATGGAGTGTTTTGGAAGATGTAGTCGAGAAAGAATGA
- a CDS encoding ABC transporter ATP-binding protein has product MAKILNVRNLEKSYSSGSKKLKVLQDINFEVEEQKTFAIVGPSGSGKTTLLGLCAGLDRPDSGTIDLCGSELSTLDEDERALLRNQHIGFVFQDFQLLPTLTALENVAVPLELQGNRDASKIGKELLEKVGLGDRIHHYPSQLSGGEQQRVALARAFSTRPSVLFADEPTGNLDAETGEKVEELLFDLNKEAGTTLIIVTHDTELAAKTQHILKLKGGKIVENQETQV; this is encoded by the coding sequence ATGGCAAAGATATTAAACGTTCGCAACCTGGAGAAAAGCTATTCCAGCGGTTCTAAAAAACTTAAAGTTCTCCAGGATATTAATTTTGAAGTAGAAGAACAAAAAACCTTTGCTATTGTAGGTCCGTCTGGAAGTGGAAAAACCACGCTACTAGGACTTTGCGCGGGATTAGACAGGCCAGATTCCGGAACTATTGATCTATGCGGAAGCGAACTTAGCACGCTAGATGAAGATGAAAGAGCGCTATTGCGAAATCAACATATTGGATTTGTGTTCCAGGATTTCCAGTTGCTACCTACACTTACTGCTTTAGAAAATGTTGCCGTTCCATTAGAACTTCAGGGGAATAGAGATGCTTCTAAAATAGGAAAAGAATTATTGGAAAAAGTGGGATTGGGAGATCGTATTCATCATTATCCCTCCCAACTCTCGGGAGGAGAGCAACAACGAGTGGCTTTAGCACGTGCTTTTTCTACCCGGCCTTCTGTTTTATTTGCCGATGAACCCACGGGAAATCTTGATGCTGAAACCGGCGAAAAAGTAGAAGAATTACTTTTCGATCTAAATAAAGAAGCAGGCACTACCCTGATTATCGTTACCCACGATACTGAATTAGCAGCAAAAACACAGCATATCCTGAAACTAAAAGGAGGAAAAATTGTTGAAAATCAGGAAACGCAAGTATAA
- a CDS encoding ABC transporter permease, translating into MNNNKPSKPGINWLFKMAWRDGKASGKKLTLFMASIVLGIAAVVSIQSFGENLKDNISLQSKALMGADYKIDSDDPPNERVMQIMDSLGGAEAREIKFASMAAFPQNEATKLMQVRGIEGGFPFYGELETQPAEAAKTYQEDGAALVDATVMLQLGIKSGDSIKIGKVTLPIAGALNGVPGSTAIFSSVAPPVLIPYRFIEESGLVQTGSRIDYEFYFTAEPKMDMEKLGEGLDPILDAEEADIDTHTSTSDRLGRRYENFGKFLNLVAFIALLLGCVGIASAIHIYIKEKLRAVAVLKCLGASKKQTFLIYLIQVAFMGLIGGIIGTALGLILQQLFPWLLEGLLPVDVQITFSLQVIVMGILLGILMSVLFALYPLIGTLYISPLQALRVIKEDSKKSRKAIILVSAGIFLFIFLFSLWLLEDWKYSLSFVGGILVTFSILAGIAYLFMRAIRKYFPHSWGFVARQSLLNLFRPQNQTLTLVLAIGVGTFLISTLYFSKDLLLAQASIESQADSPNMILLDVQSEQREAVAQTIKANNLPVLSDIPIVTMRVQNIAGKSVNEIRNDTTSQINGWVLDHEFRVTYRDSIIASEYIESGEWTAEGGDINPVPVSISDNFAEDAQVKIGDELVFNVQGVLLDAVVGSVRTVDWSRMQLNFSLVFPKGVLEEAPQFHVLTTKVPDENASAKLQQELVKQFPNVSIIDLRQVLNVIEMLLGRISWIINFMAFFSILTGVIVLLGAIRTSKYQRIRESVLLRTLGAKGKQILNITALEYIYLGVLGGLSGVLLSLISSQLLAWLVFESPFTPSLVPFLVVFPGIVLLVLIIGLSNSLSVIRKPPLEVLRKEVS; encoded by the coding sequence ATGAACAACAATAAACCTTCTAAACCCGGTATTAACTGGCTTTTTAAAATGGCCTGGCGTGACGGGAAAGCCAGCGGTAAAAAGTTAACGCTGTTTATGGCTTCTATCGTATTGGGAATTGCCGCGGTAGTTTCAATTCAATCTTTTGGAGAGAATCTAAAGGATAATATCTCTTTACAATCTAAAGCGCTAATGGGCGCAGATTATAAAATAGACAGCGACGATCCTCCCAATGAGCGTGTAATGCAAATTATGGACTCGCTGGGCGGAGCTGAAGCCAGGGAGATCAAATTTGCCTCGATGGCTGCTTTTCCACAAAATGAAGCCACAAAATTAATGCAGGTAAGAGGAATTGAAGGCGGATTTCCTTTTTACGGCGAATTGGAAACTCAGCCGGCAGAAGCTGCAAAAACTTACCAGGAAGATGGTGCGGCTTTGGTTGATGCCACCGTCATGCTTCAGTTAGGGATAAAATCTGGAGATAGTATTAAAATTGGAAAAGTCACCTTGCCTATTGCCGGTGCCCTTAACGGAGTTCCGGGAAGCACGGCTATTTTTAGTTCCGTAGCGCCACCGGTACTTATTCCTTATAGGTTTATTGAAGAATCGGGGCTGGTACAAACCGGAAGCCGAATAGATTACGAATTCTATTTCACAGCCGAGCCTAAAATGGATATGGAAAAACTGGGTGAAGGGCTTGATCCTATCCTTGATGCTGAAGAAGCCGATATAGATACCCACACTTCTACCAGCGACCGGCTGGGAAGGCGTTATGAAAATTTTGGTAAATTCCTTAATCTCGTAGCTTTCATTGCGCTGCTGCTTGGTTGTGTTGGTATTGCGAGCGCCATTCATATTTATATCAAAGAAAAGTTGCGTGCCGTAGCTGTACTAAAATGTTTAGGAGCCAGCAAGAAACAAACTTTTCTTATCTATCTCATCCAGGTTGCATTTATGGGTTTAATTGGCGGCATTATTGGTACTGCCCTCGGTTTAATTCTTCAGCAATTATTTCCCTGGCTTTTAGAAGGCTTGTTACCGGTAGATGTTCAAATCACTTTTTCGCTACAGGTAATTGTAATGGGAATTTTATTAGGAATATTAATGTCAGTTCTATTCGCATTATATCCCTTAATCGGTACACTTTATATCTCCCCTTTACAGGCACTACGGGTAATAAAAGAAGATTCTAAAAAATCCCGAAAAGCAATTATCCTGGTTTCCGCAGGTATTTTTCTTTTCATTTTTCTGTTTTCGCTCTGGCTCTTAGAGGATTGGAAATATTCGCTCTCTTTTGTAGGCGGAATTTTAGTTACTTTTTCAATCCTGGCCGGAATAGCCTATCTATTTATGAGGGCTATTCGTAAGTATTTCCCCCATAGCTGGGGTTTTGTAGCCCGGCAAAGTTTATTGAACCTTTTTAGACCACAAAATCAAACCTTAACGCTGGTACTCGCTATTGGCGTTGGTACTTTCTTAATTAGTACACTCTACTTTAGTAAAGATCTATTATTGGCGCAGGCTTCTATAGAATCCCAGGCCGATAGCCCTAATATGATTCTATTAGATGTGCAATCTGAACAACGGGAAGCCGTAGCTCAAACCATAAAAGCGAATAATTTACCGGTTTTAAGCGATATTCCTATTGTCACTATGCGTGTACAAAATATAGCTGGAAAATCGGTTAACGAAATAAGAAACGACACTACTTCTCAAATTAACGGTTGGGTTTTAGATCACGAATTCAGGGTGACTTATCGCGACTCTATTATTGCTTCAGAATATATTGAAAGTGGAGAATGGACCGCTGAAGGAGGCGATATTAATCCCGTTCCCGTGTCTATAAGCGATAATTTTGCTGAGGATGCTCAAGTTAAAATTGGCGATGAGCTGGTTTTTAACGTGCAGGGAGTTTTGCTCGATGCCGTAGTAGGCAGCGTAAGAACCGTAGATTGGTCGCGAATGCAACTAAATTTCTCCCTGGTTTTTCCTAAAGGAGTTTTAGAAGAAGCACCACAATTTCACGTGTTAACCACTAAAGTGCCAGATGAAAATGCATCGGCAAAATTACAGCAGGAATTGGTTAAACAATTTCCCAATGTTTCTATAATAGATCTTCGGCAGGTTTTAAATGTTATTGAAATGCTCTTAGGCAGAATTTCCTGGATCATTAATTTTATGGCATTTTTCAGTATTCTAACGGGAGTTATCGTGCTACTAGGTGCGATAAGAACCAGTAAATATCAACGAATTCGGGAAAGTGTGCTGCTACGCACTTTGGGTGCCAAAGGCAAACAGATTTTAAATATTACCGCCCTGGAATACATTTACTTAGGGGTATTAGGCGGTCTATCGGGTGTATTACTTTCTCTAATTAGCAGTCAGTTATTGGCATGGTTAGTTTTTGAATCTCCGTTTACACCCTCGCTGGTTCCGTTTTTGGTGGTATTCCCGGGAATTGTCTTACTGGTATTGATTATTGGATTAAGTAATAGTTTAAGCGTAATAAGAAAACCGCCTTTAGAAGTTTTAAGAAAAGAAGTGAGTTAA
- a CDS encoding MFS transporter produces MKTENQQRIALSTYFFLSGFCFSTWASRIPTIKMAFDLNEAELGNLLMVMPVSSLIGLPVSGWLVSRFESRFPLIVSFVLLAASLSIIGIADELYLLIIGIFTFAFSMRIFNIAMNTQSLTLQKAFPRKIIGSFHGLWSTGGLLGVGFSTILIKLEIPIYQHLPAVSIFTLILSLIAFSFLLKKDRSTQGNKLRFGKPDKPTMYLGFLVFLAAITEGGMFDWSGVYFKEVVNEDVFTLGYLIFMVFMALSRFFSDRIVERIGMEKNYIISASLVCLGVLIMIVFPYFWPAIIGFCLVGIGVASIIPMTFLLAGSSKKYSPGMAISIITTYAIVGMLLGPPLVGYLAHLFNLQVSFILFFISALMLIPISQLFFKQKEENAQE; encoded by the coding sequence ATGAAGACCGAAAACCAACAGCGAATTGCACTAAGCACCTACTTTTTTCTATCTGGGTTTTGCTTTTCTACCTGGGCTTCTCGAATTCCTACTATTAAAATGGCTTTCGATTTAAATGAAGCTGAACTGGGGAATTTACTTATGGTAATGCCGGTGAGTTCCCTTATTGGTTTGCCGGTCTCAGGCTGGTTGGTTTCCCGCTTTGAAAGCAGGTTTCCACTAATCGTTTCTTTCGTATTATTGGCAGCTTCCCTTAGCATTATTGGAATAGCCGATGAGCTCTATTTGCTAATCATCGGGATCTTTACTTTTGCCTTTTCTATGCGAATTTTTAATATTGCGATGAATACGCAATCCTTAACCCTACAAAAAGCATTTCCCAGAAAGATTATTGGATCTTTTCACGGTCTTTGGAGCACCGGCGGGCTTTTAGGAGTAGGTTTCTCTACGATCCTTATAAAATTAGAAATACCTATTTATCAACATCTACCGGCCGTTTCTATTTTCACCCTTATTTTATCTTTAATTGCTTTTTCTTTTCTACTGAAGAAGGATAGGTCTACCCAGGGTAACAAACTTCGCTTCGGAAAACCGGATAAACCTACAATGTATCTTGGTTTCCTTGTGTTTCTTGCAGCAATTACCGAAGGCGGGATGTTTGATTGGAGCGGAGTATACTTTAAAGAAGTGGTAAACGAAGATGTCTTTACATTGGGATATTTGATTTTTATGGTTTTTATGGCACTTTCTCGGTTCTTTTCTGATAGAATTGTGGAAAGAATAGGAATGGAAAAGAATTATATAATAAGCGCTTCCCTGGTATGTTTGGGTGTTTTAATAATGATCGTTTTTCCTTATTTCTGGCCGGCAATTATAGGTTTTTGCCTGGTAGGAATTGGAGTAGCCTCAATAATCCCAATGACCTTTCTTCTGGCAGGTTCTTCTAAAAAATATTCCCCGGGAATGGCTATTTCAATTATTACTACTTACGCTATTGTAGGGATGCTTTTAGGTCCGCCGCTGGTTGGATATCTGGCGCATCTTTTCAATCTACAGGTTTCTTTTATTCTCTTTTTTATTTCAGCTTTAATGCTTATTCCTATTTCGCAGCTGTTTTTTAAGCAGAAAGAAGAAAATGCTCAGGAATAA
- a CDS encoding MATE family efflux transporter, translated as MRKKRQPIKYTEGRIFSSLANLAWPIILANILQTAYQLIDTFWLGRLGANAVAAVSISFPILFLVLSLGAGLTLAGTVIVSQYKGAENQDQVNYSSSQTVFVIFFISVLLAVVGYFSAEPLMKLIGAGPEILSDSVSYFKVSSLGFIFLFMFYVFQSLMRGIGNVLLPMYIVLATVFLNLILDPLFIFGFGPIPGFGVAGAAVASVITQGLSAFIGLLILFRGNKGIKINLSRMKFDFGWTRSMFNIGIPSSIEMSTRAGGMTVMVMLVTSFGSEVVAAYGIGSRILSLIVVPALGFAIATTTLVGQNIGAGKIKRAEKIGNLSAKIAFFGLTAVGLILFFLAEPITAFFVPNDPGVIRDGSLFIKIMAPSFGVLGVQQVLNGVFNGAGFTKASLLISVFALWIVRFPTAFILSNNTDLSFEGIWWAFPISNLIAAIVAFTYYKMGYWKLRTIRYRHRQL; from the coding sequence TTGCGTAAAAAAAGGCAGCCGATAAAATATACTGAAGGCAGGATTTTTAGTTCCCTGGCCAACCTGGCCTGGCCTATAATCCTGGCTAATATTTTGCAAACAGCCTACCAATTAATAGATACGTTTTGGCTGGGAAGACTGGGAGCCAATGCCGTAGCGGCGGTGAGTATTAGTTTTCCTATTCTTTTTCTTGTTCTTTCGCTGGGAGCCGGTTTAACGCTGGCAGGTACAGTAATTGTCTCGCAATATAAAGGTGCTGAAAACCAGGATCAGGTTAATTACAGCTCTTCACAAACTGTTTTCGTAATCTTTTTTATTTCGGTTTTACTGGCTGTTGTTGGTTATTTTTCAGCTGAGCCCTTAATGAAACTCATAGGAGCCGGGCCCGAGATTTTAAGTGATTCGGTAAGTTATTTTAAGGTTTCTTCCCTGGGCTTTATTTTCCTGTTTATGTTCTACGTTTTCCAGTCGCTTATGCGTGGGATAGGGAATGTGCTGCTGCCTATGTATATCGTTTTGGCCACAGTTTTCCTGAATTTAATTTTAGATCCCTTATTTATTTTCGGTTTTGGTCCTATTCCTGGTTTTGGGGTAGCAGGAGCAGCAGTAGCCAGCGTGATTACCCAGGGCTTATCGGCTTTTATTGGATTATTAATTCTTTTCCGCGGAAATAAAGGCATAAAAATTAATTTAAGCAGAATGAAATTCGATTTCGGCTGGACGCGAAGTATGTTTAATATTGGGATTCCTTCCAGTATAGAAATGTCTACACGCGCCGGCGGCATGACGGTAATGGTAATGCTGGTAACCAGTTTTGGAAGTGAAGTAGTAGCTGCTTACGGAATTGGAAGCAGGATTTTAAGTCTTATTGTAGTTCCTGCACTTGGTTTTGCCATTGCAACAACTACTTTAGTTGGGCAGAATATTGGAGCCGGAAAAATAAAGCGAGCTGAAAAAATTGGAAATCTAAGTGCTAAAATCGCTTTTTTCGGACTTACCGCTGTTGGTTTAATTCTTTTCTTTTTAGCTGAACCAATTACCGCATTTTTTGTACCCAACGATCCCGGTGTGATTAGGGACGGCTCTTTATTTATAAAGATTATGGCACCAAGTTTTGGAGTGCTCGGGGTACAGCAGGTTTTAAATGGAGTTTTTAATGGCGCCGGATTTACCAAGGCTTCGCTGTTAATTTCGGTATTTGCGCTTTGGATTGTGAGATTTCCTACCGCTTTTATTTTATCTAATAATACCGATCTTTCTTTTGAAGGAATTTGGTGGGCGTTTCCAATTTCTAACCTTATCGCGGCAATTGTAGCTTTCACTTATTATAAAATGGGCTATTGGAAGTTAAGGACTATTCGTTACCGGCACCGCCAACTTTAA
- a CDS encoding aspartate/glutamate racemase family protein, producing MNLLGMIGGTSWHSTIEYYRLLNELVGEEIGKQQNPPLLLYSLNVKLMRENDPEKIKNSYLEIAQKLENAGARAIIICANTPHLVYDFVQPKIDIPILHIADAIAKEAKQKGFKKLGLLGTKPTMKGSFLHGRLAEKHQIETLVPAQEHIDETHRFISEELTQGKFTDAAKDFYLEQMQLLKDRGAEAIILGCTELPMLIKEKDTKIPILDTTQLHAQLATEFILKGNN from the coding sequence ATGAATTTACTGGGAATGATTGGTGGTACCTCGTGGCACTCTACCATAGAATATTACCGACTATTAAATGAGCTTGTAGGCGAAGAAATTGGGAAGCAACAAAATCCGCCGCTACTTTTATACAGCCTCAACGTAAAGTTGATGCGTGAAAACGATCCCGAAAAAATTAAAAATTCATATTTAGAAATTGCTCAAAAACTGGAAAATGCAGGTGCCAGGGCGATAATAATTTGCGCGAATACACCACATTTGGTGTATGATTTTGTGCAACCCAAAATCGATATTCCTATACTTCATATTGCCGATGCAATTGCGAAAGAAGCGAAACAGAAAGGTTTTAAAAAGCTTGGTCTCCTAGGAACAAAACCCACCATGAAAGGCAGTTTCCTGCATGGAAGATTAGCGGAAAAACATCAGATTGAAACTTTAGTTCCCGCGCAAGAACATATTGATGAAACCCACAGGTTTATTTCTGAGGAACTTACACAGGGAAAATTTACCGATGCCGCCAAAGACTTCTATTTAGAGCAAATGCAACTATTAAAAGATCGCGGTGCCGAAGCGATAATTTTAGGCTGTACTGAACTCCCAATGCTTATTAAAGAAAAAGATACTAAAATTCCGATTTTAGATACTACACAGCTACATGCGCAACTGGCTACTGAATTTATTTTGAAAGGAAACAACTAA